The following proteins are encoded in a genomic region of Kosakonia oryzae:
- the tmk gene encoding dTMP kinase has product MSSKYIVIEGLEGAGKTTARDVVVETLKELGVGEMIFTREPGGTLLAEKLRSLVLDIRSVGDEVISDKAEVLMFYAARVQLVETVIKPALARGCWVIGDRHDLSTQAYQGGGRGIDQGMLATLRDAVLGDFRPDLTLYLDVTPEVGLKRARARGELDRIEQESLDFFNRTRARYLELAAQDASIRTVDATQPLDDVVRAIRQTVTAWVQEQGA; this is encoded by the coding sequence ATGAGCAGTAAATACATCGTTATTGAAGGGCTGGAAGGCGCCGGTAAAACGACAGCACGCGATGTCGTCGTCGAAACGCTAAAAGAACTGGGCGTCGGCGAGATGATATTTACGCGCGAGCCGGGCGGTACGCTGCTGGCGGAGAAGCTGCGCAGTCTGGTGCTGGATATCCGTTCCGTTGGTGACGAAGTGATTTCTGATAAAGCCGAAGTCCTGATGTTTTATGCTGCTCGCGTTCAACTGGTGGAAACGGTGATCAAACCGGCGTTGGCGCGCGGTTGCTGGGTCATTGGCGATCGGCACGATCTCTCCACTCAGGCCTATCAGGGCGGCGGCCGTGGTATCGATCAGGGCATGCTGGCAACGTTGCGCGATGCCGTACTGGGCGATTTTCGCCCGGATTTAACCCTGTATCTCGATGTCACCCCTGAAGTTGGCCTGAAACGCGCCCGCGCGCGCGGTGAGCTGGATCGTATTGAGCAGGAGTCGCTGGATTTCTTCAATCGCACCCGCGCGCGTTACCTTGAGCTGGCTGCGCAGGATGCCTCTATTCGCACGGTGGATGCCACGCAACCGCTGGATGATGTTGTGCGCGCTATCCGTCAGACAGTTACCGCATGGGTGCAGGAGCAGGGCGCATGA
- the yceG gene encoding cell division protein YceG: protein MKKMLRVVLLLLAVLVIAAGAGVWKVRQLADSTILTKGETIFTLPAGTGRVALGELLYQEKVINRPRVFQWLLRLEPDLSHFKAGTYRFTAGMTVREMLQLLASGKEAQFPLRLVEGMRLSDYLKQLRDAPYLKHTLKDDDYATVAQALKLEHPNWVEGWFWPDTWMYTANTTDVALLKRAHQKMARAVEQVWEGRMDGLPYKDQNQLVTMASIIEKETAVAGERDQVASVFINRLRVGMRLQTDPTVIYGMGARYNGKLSRADLEAPTDYNTYVISGLPPGPIATPGEASLKAAAHPAKTPYLYFVADGKGGHTFNTNLASHNRSVQDYLKVLKEKNEQ, encoded by the coding sequence ATGAAGAAAATGTTACGCGTTGTTCTCCTGCTGCTGGCGGTATTAGTGATTGCGGCAGGAGCCGGAGTCTGGAAGGTTCGTCAACTGGCGGATTCCACGATCCTTACGAAAGGTGAAACCATTTTTACTCTGCCAGCCGGAACCGGCCGGGTGGCGCTGGGTGAATTGCTGTACCAGGAAAAAGTCATCAATCGCCCGCGTGTTTTCCAGTGGTTATTACGCCTTGAGCCGGATTTGTCGCACTTCAAAGCGGGAACTTACCGTTTTACGGCGGGCATGACCGTGCGCGAAATGCTGCAATTACTGGCCAGCGGCAAAGAGGCGCAATTCCCGCTACGTCTGGTGGAGGGAATGCGCCTGAGCGACTATCTGAAGCAGTTACGTGATGCGCCATACCTGAAGCACACGCTGAAAGATGATGATTATGCGACTGTCGCGCAGGCGCTGAAACTGGAGCACCCAAACTGGGTGGAAGGCTGGTTCTGGCCGGATACCTGGATGTATACCGCAAACACGACGGATGTCGCGCTGCTCAAGCGCGCGCATCAGAAAATGGCGCGAGCCGTTGAACAGGTCTGGGAAGGTCGCATGGACGGCCTACCGTACAAGGATCAGAACCAGTTAGTGACCATGGCGTCCATCATCGAGAAAGAGACGGCTGTGGCAGGCGAACGCGATCAGGTTGCCTCGGTCTTTATTAACCGCTTACGTGTCGGGATGCGCCTGCAAACCGATCCGACGGTGATCTACGGGATGGGCGCGCGTTATAATGGTAAGCTGTCGCGCGCCGATCTGGAGGCGCCGACGGATTACAACACCTATGTGATTAGCGGCTTGCCGCCAGGACCGATTGCTACGCCAGGTGAAGCCTCACTGAAAGCGGCAGCGCACCCGGCGAAGACGCCATACCTCTATTTTGTGGCCGACGGGAAGGGCGGACACACATTTAATACCAACCTCGCCAGCCATAACCGGTCAGTGCAGGACTATCTGAAAGTGCTTAAGGAAAAAAATGAGCAGTAA
- the yceD gene encoding 23S rRNA accumulation protein YceD, with the protein MQKVKLPLTLDPVRTAQKRLDYEGIYTPEQAERVAESVVSVDSDVECSMSFAIDNQRLAVLTGDAKVTVSLECQRCGKPFTHQVYTTYCFSPVRSDEQAEALPEAYEPIEVNEFGEIDLLALVEDEIILSLPVVPVHDSEHCEVSEADMVFGELPDEAQKPNPFAVLASLKRK; encoded by the coding sequence ATGCAAAAGGTAAAATTACCCCTGACTCTTGATCCGGTTCGTACGGCTCAGAAACGCCTCGATTACGAGGGTATCTATACCCCCGAACAGGCGGAGCGCGTCGCCGAATCTGTAGTCAGCGTAGACAGTGATGTGGAGTGCTCCATGTCGTTCGCTATCGATAACCAGCGTCTGGCGGTCCTGACCGGCGATGCGAAGGTAACGGTATCGCTCGAATGCCAGCGCTGCGGGAAACCGTTCACCCATCAGGTCTACACAACGTATTGTTTTAGTCCTGTGCGTTCAGACGAACAGGCTGAAGCACTGCCGGAAGCGTATGAGCCGATTGAGGTTAACGAATTCGGCGAAATCGATCTGCTGGCGCTGGTTGAGGATGAAATCATTCTCTCCTTGCCTGTAGTTCCGGTGCATGATTCTGAACACTGTGAAGTGTCCGAGGCGGACATGGTCTTTGGCGAATTGCCTGATGAAGCGCAAAAACCAAACCCATTTGCCGTATTAGCCAGCTTAAAGCGTAAGTAA
- the plsX gene encoding phosphate acyltransferase PlsX yields the protein MTRLTLALDVMGGDFGPSVTVPAALQALNSNSQLNLLLVGDPDAITPLLAKADFEQRSRLLIIPAQSVIASDARPAQAIRTSRGSSMRMALELVKEGRAQACVSAGNTGALMGLAKMLLKPIEGIERPALVTVLPHQQKGKTVVLDLGANVDCDSRMLAQFAVMGSVMAEEILGIANPRVALLNIGEEETKGHDNIRDAAALLRSVPSMNYIGYLEANELLTGKTDVLVCDGFTGNVTLKTMEGVVRMFLSLLKSQSEGQKRSWWLILLKRWLQKSLSRRFSHLNPDQYNGACLLGLRGTVIKSHGAANQRAFTVAIEQAVQAVQRQVPQRIAARLESVYALSASSAQDDDNRNVCILPKSD from the coding sequence TTGACACGTCTAACCCTGGCGTTAGATGTCATGGGGGGCGATTTCGGCCCGTCCGTGACAGTGCCTGCAGCTTTGCAGGCACTGAACTCTAATTCACAACTCAACCTTCTTTTAGTCGGCGATCCCGACGCTATCACGCCATTACTTGCCAAAGCTGATTTCGAGCAACGCTCACGCTTGCTTATCATTCCTGCACAGTCAGTTATTGCCAGTGATGCCCGGCCCGCACAAGCGATCCGCACCAGTCGCGGTAGCTCAATGCGTATGGCGCTGGAGTTGGTGAAAGAAGGGCGTGCCCAGGCTTGCGTCAGCGCAGGCAATACCGGCGCGTTGATGGGGCTGGCGAAAATGTTGCTCAAACCGATTGAGGGGATTGAGCGTCCGGCGCTGGTGACCGTTCTGCCACATCAGCAGAAGGGGAAAACTGTCGTGCTGGATCTCGGCGCAAACGTGGATTGTGACAGTAGAATGCTGGCGCAGTTTGCGGTAATGGGGTCGGTGATGGCCGAAGAGATCCTGGGGATAGCTAACCCGCGCGTCGCGCTGTTGAACATTGGAGAAGAAGAAACCAAAGGTCATGACAATATCCGTGATGCAGCGGCTCTGTTACGATCGGTTCCCTCAATGAACTACATTGGTTATCTGGAGGCGAATGAACTTCTGACTGGAAAAACGGATGTGTTAGTTTGTGACGGTTTTACGGGAAACGTCACATTAAAAACCATGGAGGGGGTTGTCAGGATGTTTCTTTCGCTGCTGAAATCACAGAGCGAAGGGCAAAAAAGGTCGTGGTGGCTGATTTTATTAAAACGTTGGTTACAAAAAAGCCTGAGCAGGCGATTCAGTCACCTCAACCCCGACCAGTATAATGGCGCCTGTCTGTTAGGATTGCGCGGCACTGTGATTAAAAGTCACGGAGCAGCGAATCAGCGAGCCTTTACCGTCGCGATCGAACAGGCAGTGCAGGCGGTGCAGCGGCAGGTTCCACAGCGAATTGCCGCTCGCCTGGAATCTGTGTATGCGCTTTCGGCATCATCCGCACAGGACGATGATAACCGGAATGTGTGTATATTACCCAAGAGTGACTGA
- the acpP gene encoding acyl carrier protein, whose translation MSTIEERVKKIIGEQLGVKQEEVTNNASFVEDLGADSLDTVELVMALEEEFDTEIPDEEAEKITTVQAAIDYINGHQA comes from the coding sequence ATGAGCACTATCGAAGAACGCGTTAAGAAAATTATCGGCGAACAGCTGGGCGTTAAGCAGGAAGAAGTTACCAACAATGCTTCCTTCGTTGAGGACCTGGGCGCTGATTCTCTTGACACCGTTGAGCTGGTAATGGCTCTGGAAGAAGAGTTTGATACTGAGATTCCGGACGAAGAAGCTGAGAAAATCACCACCGTTCAGGCTGCCATTGATTACATCAACGGTCACCAGGCGTAA
- the fabG gene encoding 3-oxoacyl-ACP reductase FabG, which translates to MSFEGKVALVTGASRGIGRAIAETLAARGAKVIGTATSENGAQAISDYLGAKGKGLLLNVTDAASIESVLENIRAEFGEVDILVNNAGITRDNLLMRMKDDEWSDILDTNLSSVFRLSKAVMRAMMKKRHGRIITIGSVVGTMGNAGQANYAAAKAGLIGFSKSLAREVASRGITVNVVAPGFIETDMTRALSDDQRAGILAQVPAGRLGGAQEIANAVAFLASDEAGYITGETLHVNGGMYMV; encoded by the coding sequence ATGAGTTTTGAAGGAAAAGTCGCGCTGGTTACCGGTGCAAGCCGCGGAATTGGTCGTGCCATTGCTGAGACGTTAGCCGCTCGCGGCGCAAAAGTTATTGGTACCGCGACAAGCGAAAATGGCGCGCAGGCTATCAGTGATTATTTAGGTGCGAAGGGTAAAGGTTTACTGCTGAACGTGACCGATGCCGCATCTATTGAATCGGTTCTGGAGAACATTCGCGCTGAGTTTGGCGAGGTTGATATTCTGGTCAATAATGCCGGGATCACTCGTGATAACTTGCTGATGCGCATGAAAGATGATGAGTGGAGCGATATTCTCGACACTAACCTTTCATCTGTTTTCCGTCTGTCAAAAGCGGTAATGCGGGCTATGATGAAAAAGCGTCATGGGCGTATTATCACTATCGGTTCTGTGGTTGGTACCATGGGAAATGCTGGTCAGGCCAACTACGCTGCGGCGAAAGCGGGTCTTATCGGTTTCAGTAAATCGCTGGCGCGTGAAGTTGCGTCCCGCGGTATTACGGTGAACGTTGTTGCTCCGGGCTTTATTGAAACGGACATGACGCGTGCGCTCTCTGACGATCAGCGTGCGGGTATTCTGGCGCAAGTTCCTGCGGGTCGCCTCGGCGGCGCTCAGGAAATCGCCAATGCGGTTGCATTTTTAGCCTCTGACGAGGCGGGTTACATCACTGGTGAAACTCTGCACGTCAACGGTGGAATGTATATGGTCTAA
- a CDS encoding beta-ketoacyl-ACP synthase III, protein MYTKIIGTGSYLPEQVRTNADLETMVETSDEWIVSRTGIRERRIASANETVSTMGYEAAKRALEMAGIDNDQIGLIIVATTSATHAFPSAACQIQNMLEIKGCPAFDVAAACAGFTYALSIADQYVKSGAVKHALVIGSDVLARTLDPNDRGTIILFGDGAGAVVLGASEEPGIISTHMHADGSYGELLTLPNLDRVNPENPTYLTMAGNEVFKVAVTELARIVDETLAANNLERSSLDWLVPHQANLRIISATAKKLGMAMDNVVVTLDRHGNTSAASVPSALDEAVRDGRIKPGQLILLEAFGGGFTWGSALVRF, encoded by the coding sequence ATGTATACGAAGATTATTGGTACCGGCAGTTATCTGCCTGAGCAGGTTCGAACAAACGCCGATTTAGAAACAATGGTGGAAACCTCTGACGAGTGGATTGTCAGCCGTACAGGGATCCGTGAGCGCCGTATTGCTTCGGCAAACGAAACTGTCTCAACCATGGGCTATGAAGCCGCTAAACGCGCGCTGGAAATGGCCGGCATCGATAACGATCAAATTGGCCTGATTATTGTGGCGACGACCTCTGCAACGCACGCTTTTCCGAGCGCGGCGTGCCAGATCCAGAATATGCTGGAAATCAAAGGTTGTCCTGCTTTCGACGTTGCCGCAGCATGTGCAGGATTTACCTACGCGCTGAGCATCGCCGATCAATATGTAAAATCCGGCGCGGTAAAACATGCGCTGGTGATTGGATCTGATGTGCTGGCGCGTACATTGGATCCAAACGATCGCGGTACAATTATTCTGTTCGGCGATGGTGCCGGTGCGGTGGTATTGGGCGCTTCGGAAGAGCCGGGCATTATCTCAACTCACATGCACGCTGACGGTAGCTACGGCGAGCTGCTGACGCTGCCGAACCTCGATCGCGTGAATCCGGAAAACCCGACCTATTTAACGATGGCGGGCAACGAAGTATTTAAAGTCGCGGTGACGGAACTGGCGCGAATTGTTGATGAAACATTAGCCGCTAATAATCTTGAGCGAAGCTCGCTGGACTGGCTGGTGCCGCATCAGGCTAACCTGCGTATCATCAGCGCCACGGCGAAAAAGCTTGGTATGGCGATGGATAACGTTGTGGTTACGCTGGATCGTCATGGCAACACCTCTGCGGCTTCTGTTCCCAGCGCACTGGATGAGGCGGTACGCGATGGGCGTATCAAACCTGGCCAGCTAATTCTGCTTGAAGCGTTCGGCGGCGGGTTTACCTGGGGTTCCGCGCTGGTTCGTTTCTAA
- the fabF gene encoding beta-ketoacyl-ACP synthase II produces MSKRRVVVTGLGMLSPVGNTVESTWKALLAGQSGISLIDHFDTSAYATKFAGLVKDFNCEDIISRKEQRKMDDFIQYGIVAGVQAMHDSGLVITEENASRVGAAIGSGIGGLGLIEENHSSLVKGGPRKISPFFVPSTIVNMVAGHLTIMFGLQGPSISIATACTSGVHNIGHAARIIAYGDADAMLAGGAEKASTPLGVGGFGAARALSTRNDNPQAASRPWDKERDGFVLGDGAGIIMLEEYEHAKKRGAKIYAEIVGFGMSSDAYHMTSPPENGAGAAKAMVNALRDAGIEPGQIGYVNAHGTSTPAGDIAEAQAVKAVFGDAARSVMVSSTKSMTGHLLGAAGAVESIYSILALRDQAVPPTINLDNPDEGCDLDFVPHEARQVSGMEYTLCNSFGFGGTNGSLIFKKV; encoded by the coding sequence GTGTCTAAGCGTCGTGTAGTTGTGACCGGACTTGGCATGTTGTCTCCTGTCGGCAATACCGTAGAGTCTACCTGGAAAGCTCTCCTTGCCGGTCAGAGTGGCATCAGCCTAATCGACCATTTCGATACTAGCGCCTATGCAACCAAATTTGCTGGCTTAGTAAAGGATTTTAACTGTGAAGACATTATCTCGCGCAAAGAACAGCGCAAGATGGATGATTTCATTCAATATGGAATTGTGGCTGGCGTTCAGGCCATGCACGACTCCGGCCTGGTTATCACGGAAGAAAATGCTTCCCGTGTTGGTGCCGCGATAGGTTCTGGTATCGGCGGTCTGGGTCTGATTGAAGAGAACCACAGCTCCCTCGTTAAGGGCGGTCCGCGTAAAATCAGTCCGTTCTTCGTACCGTCTACGATTGTTAACATGGTGGCAGGTCACCTGACTATCATGTTTGGCCTGCAAGGCCCAAGCATCTCCATTGCAACGGCCTGTACTTCAGGCGTGCATAACATCGGCCATGCTGCGCGTATTATTGCTTATGGCGATGCCGATGCGATGCTGGCTGGTGGTGCAGAAAAAGCCAGTACTCCGCTGGGCGTAGGTGGCTTTGGTGCAGCGCGTGCGCTGTCTACCCGCAACGATAATCCGCAGGCTGCAAGCCGTCCGTGGGATAAAGAGCGTGACGGTTTTGTCCTCGGCGACGGCGCTGGCATCATCATGCTGGAAGAGTATGAGCATGCGAAAAAACGCGGTGCGAAAATCTATGCTGAAATCGTCGGCTTCGGTATGAGCAGCGATGCTTATCATATGACGTCACCGCCGGAAAACGGCGCTGGTGCGGCCAAAGCAATGGTGAATGCGCTGCGTGATGCGGGCATTGAACCAGGCCAGATTGGCTACGTCAACGCACACGGTACCTCTACCCCCGCAGGCGATATTGCTGAAGCTCAGGCGGTGAAAGCGGTGTTTGGCGATGCCGCGCGTAGCGTCATGGTGAGCTCAACCAAATCCATGACCGGGCATCTGTTGGGCGCGGCCGGTGCAGTAGAGTCCATCTACTCCATTCTTGCGCTGCGCGATCAAGCCGTACCGCCAACCATCAACCTGGATAACCCGGATGAAGGTTGCGATCTGGACTTCGTACCGCACGAAGCGCGCCAGGTCAGCGGTATGGAGTATACCCTGTGTAACTCCTTCGGTTTTGGTGGCACCAACGGCTCGCTGATCTTCAAAAAAGTCTGA
- the fabD gene encoding ACP S-malonyltransferase — protein MTQFAFVFPGQGSQTVGMLADMAAAYPVIEETFAEASAALGYDLWALVQQGPVEELNKTWQTQPALLSASVALWRVWQQQGGKTPVLMAGHSLGEYSALVCAGVIAFADAVRLVELRGKFMQEAVPEGTGAMSAIIGLDDESIAKACETAAEGQIVSPVNYNSPGQVVIAGHKEAVERAGAACKAAGAKRALPLPVSVPSHCALMKPAAEKLAVELNAITFNAPQIPVINNVDVKCETSPEAIRSALVRQLYSPVQWTKSVEFMASQGVEHLYEVGPGKVLTGLTKRIVDTLTASAINEPAAMSEALAQ, from the coding sequence ATGACGCAATTTGCTTTTGTTTTTCCGGGGCAGGGTTCCCAGACCGTCGGTATGCTGGCGGATATGGCGGCAGCTTACCCGGTCATTGAAGAAACGTTTGCCGAAGCCTCTGCGGCTCTGGGTTATGATCTCTGGGCGCTGGTGCAGCAAGGCCCGGTAGAAGAGCTTAATAAAACATGGCAGACCCAGCCTGCACTCCTGAGCGCATCTGTCGCGCTGTGGCGCGTTTGGCAGCAGCAGGGTGGCAAAACGCCAGTGCTGATGGCTGGGCATAGCCTTGGCGAATATTCCGCACTGGTATGCGCCGGTGTTATCGCTTTTGCCGATGCTGTACGTCTGGTTGAGCTGCGCGGTAAATTCATGCAGGAAGCCGTACCTGAAGGTACTGGTGCGATGTCAGCTATCATCGGTCTTGATGATGAATCTATCGCAAAAGCGTGTGAAACTGCGGCGGAAGGCCAGATTGTTTCGCCGGTGAACTATAATTCCCCGGGGCAGGTGGTTATCGCGGGCCATAAAGAGGCTGTTGAACGTGCAGGCGCAGCCTGTAAAGCCGCTGGTGCTAAACGTGCACTGCCGCTGCCTGTCAGCGTGCCGTCTCACTGCGCACTGATGAAGCCGGCTGCCGAAAAACTGGCCGTTGAACTGAACGCTATTACCTTTAATGCTCCGCAGATCCCGGTTATTAACAATGTGGATGTGAAGTGCGAAACGTCGCCGGAAGCCATTCGCAGCGCACTGGTGCGCCAGTTGTACAGCCCGGTGCAGTGGACGAAAAGCGTTGAGTTTATGGCATCGCAGGGCGTTGAGCACCTGTATGAGGTCGGCCCCGGTAAGGTTCTCACCGGCCTGACAAAACGTATTGTTGACACGCTGACGGCATCGGCTATCAATGAGCCGGCTGCGATGTCAGAAGCACTCGCGCAATAA
- the rpmF gene encoding 50S ribosomal protein L32, which yields MAVQQNKPTRSKRGMRRSHDALTAVTSLSVDKTSGETHLRHHITADGFYRGRKVITK from the coding sequence ATGGCCGTACAACAGAATAAACCAACCCGTTCCAAACGTGGCATGCGTCGTTCCCATGACGCGCTGACCGCAGTCACCAGCCTGTCTGTAGACAAAACTTCTGGTGAAACCCACCTGCGTCACCACATCACCGCCGACGGTTTCTACCGCGGTCGCAAGGTTATCACTAAGTAA
- the pabC gene encoding aminodeoxychorismate lyase, with the protein MFLINGTEQRQLAASDRAIQFGDGCFTTARILAGQIQFAPAHIQRLRLACERLCIPFNDWDLLAQEMASLAQGKADGVVKVILSRGGGGRGYSAAGCDSPTRILSVSARPAHYARWQREGVTLALSDVCLGRNPMLAGIKHLNRLEQVLIRAGLEQTGADEALVLDSDGWITECCAANIFWRQGQEVFTPRLDYAGVDGIMRQYCMRQLASSGFRVVEVNARQQALAQAEEVVICNALMPVVPVRQWGELRWSARDLYQFLAPLCEQINQS; encoded by the coding sequence ATGTTCTTGATTAATGGCACAGAGCAACGACAGCTTGCGGCCAGTGACCGGGCCATACAGTTTGGCGACGGCTGCTTTACTACCGCGCGTATCCTCGCCGGGCAAATCCAGTTTGCACCCGCGCATATACAACGCTTGCGTCTGGCATGTGAACGGCTATGTATTCCCTTTAATGACTGGGATTTGCTGGCGCAGGAGATGGCATCGTTGGCACAAGGAAAAGCTGACGGCGTGGTTAAAGTGATCCTCAGTCGCGGTGGCGGAGGTCGCGGCTACAGCGCGGCGGGCTGCGATTCACCGACGCGTATTCTTTCTGTTTCAGCCCGGCCCGCTCACTACGCGCGCTGGCAGCGGGAAGGCGTTACGCTGGCGCTCAGCGATGTATGCCTCGGGCGTAATCCAATGCTCGCGGGTATCAAACATCTTAATCGTCTGGAACAGGTGTTAATCCGCGCCGGGCTGGAGCAGACCGGTGCTGATGAAGCGCTGGTGCTGGACAGCGACGGTTGGATCACCGAATGCTGCGCGGCCAATATTTTCTGGCGGCAAGGGCAGGAGGTTTTCACGCCGCGCCTCGACTATGCCGGAGTGGATGGCATCATGCGACAATATTGTATGCGACAGCTCGCATCTTCCGGTTTTCGCGTTGTCGAAGTGAATGCCCGCCAGCAAGCGCTGGCGCAGGCCGAGGAAGTGGTTATTTGTAATGCGTTGATGCCGGTCGTCCCCGTTCGCCAATGGGGAGAACTGCGCTGGTCAGCGCGTGATTTGTACCAATTTTTAGCCCCACTGTGTGAGCAGATAAATCAGTCATGA
- a CDS encoding metal-dependent hydrolase gives MFLVDSHCHLDGLDYASLHKDVDDVLAKAAARDVKFCLAVATTLPGYRSMRELVGERSNVVFSCGVHPLNQDEEYDVAALRQLAAEEGVVAMGETGLDYFYTPETKARQQISFRNHIRIGRELNKPVIVHTRDARADTLAILQEEQVQDCGGVLHCFTEDRETAGKLLDMGFYISFSGIVTFRNAEQLRDAARYVPLDRLLVETDSPYLAPVPHRGKENQPAMTRDVAEYMAVLKGVSIEELALQTTQNFARLFHIDPTRLQSA, from the coding sequence ATGTTTTTAGTCGACTCACACTGCCATCTTGATGGTCTGGATTACGCGTCTTTGCACAAAGATGTTGATGACGTATTAGCAAAAGCCGCCGCGCGCGATGTGAAGTTTTGCCTGGCCGTCGCCACCACGCTGCCCGGCTATCGCAGCATGCGCGAGCTGGTGGGCGAACGCAGTAATGTGGTGTTCTCCTGCGGCGTTCATCCGCTGAATCAGGACGAAGAGTATGACGTGGCGGCGCTGCGTCAGTTAGCGGCGGAAGAGGGCGTAGTGGCAATGGGTGAGACCGGGCTGGACTACTTCTATACGCCGGAAACCAAAGCGCGTCAGCAGATCTCGTTTCGCAACCATATCCGCATCGGACGTGAACTGAATAAACCGGTTATTGTGCATACACGCGATGCCCGCGCCGACACGCTGGCGATTTTGCAGGAAGAGCAGGTTCAGGATTGCGGCGGTGTACTACACTGCTTTACTGAGGATCGTGAAACGGCAGGCAAGCTGCTGGATATGGGGTTTTATATCTCTTTCTCCGGCATTGTTACTTTCCGTAATGCGGAACAACTACGCGATGCAGCACGCTATGTGCCGCTGGATCGGTTGCTGGTCGAGACCGATTCTCCGTATCTCGCGCCCGTACCGCACCGGGGTAAAGAGAACCAGCCTGCAATGACACGCGATGTGGCAGAGTATATGGCGGTTCTGAAAGGAGTTTCCATTGAGGAGCTCGCCCTGCAGACCACGCAAAACTTTGCCCGGTTGTTCCATATCGATCCCACCAGATTGCAATCTGCCTGA
- the holB gene encoding DNA polymerase III subunit delta' — MKWYPWLRPDFEQLVASYQSGRGHHALLVHALPGMGEDALIYALSRFLLCQTPEGHKSCGHCRGCQLMQAGTHPDYYLLVPEKGKTTLGIDAVREVSEKLYEHARLGGAKVVWIQDAALLTDAAANALLKTLEEPPAQTWFFLACREPARLLATLRSRCRLHHLAPPAENYACAWLSREVTMSQEAILSALRLCAGSPGAAEALLQEDHWAQRQTLCQAVENALNSGDWFAMLATLNHDRVAERLQWMCALFLDALKAQQGATLLTNVDVPVLIHSLARQLRSETLHALLHAVFTCREQLLNVVGVNRELLLTDLLLTLERYLQPGATLPVSHL; from the coding sequence ATGAAATGGTATCCGTGGCTGCGACCGGACTTTGAACAACTGGTCGCCAGTTATCAAAGCGGACGCGGGCACCACGCGTTACTTGTTCACGCGCTGCCAGGCATGGGGGAAGACGCGCTGATCTATGCGCTCAGCCGTTTTCTGCTGTGTCAAACGCCGGAAGGGCACAAAAGCTGCGGCCACTGTCGTGGCTGTCAGTTGATGCAGGCCGGAACTCACCCGGATTACTACCTGCTGGTGCCGGAAAAAGGCAAAACCACGTTGGGCATTGATGCGGTGCGTGAAGTGAGTGAAAAACTCTACGAGCATGCACGCCTTGGCGGAGCGAAAGTGGTCTGGATTCAGGATGCCGCACTATTAACTGATGCTGCCGCCAATGCATTACTGAAAACGCTGGAAGAGCCACCGGCTCAGACGTGGTTCTTCCTTGCCTGTCGGGAACCCGCGCGGTTACTGGCGACGCTGCGCAGCCGCTGCCGCTTGCATCACCTTGCGCCACCGGCGGAAAATTATGCCTGCGCATGGCTGAGCCGAGAAGTGACAATGTCACAAGAAGCTATTCTCAGCGCGCTGCGTCTGTGCGCCGGCTCGCCAGGCGCGGCTGAAGCGTTGTTGCAGGAAGACCACTGGGCGCAGCGCCAGACACTCTGTCAGGCGGTTGAAAACGCGCTGAACAGTGGTGACTGGTTCGCCATGCTGGCGACGCTTAACCACGATCGGGTGGCGGAGCGTTTGCAATGGATGTGTGCGCTGTTCCTCGATGCGCTGAAAGCGCAGCAGGGGGCGACACTACTGACCAATGTTGATGTGCCAGTGCTGATACACAGCCTTGCCCGTCAGTTACGTAGTGAGACATTGCATGCTCTGCTGCATGCCGTATTTACTTGCCGTGAGCAGTTGCTGAATGTCGTGGGAGTGAACCGCGAGCTGCTGCTTACCGATCTTTTGTTAACACTGGAACGGTACCTGCAACCAGGCGCCACGCTTCCGGTATCCCATCTTTAA